The nucleotide window CTGATGGCGGTGCTCGACGCGGGTGCCGAAGAGGTCACCGATCTCGGTGATTCCTTCGAGATCGTCAGCGAGCCAAGCGATCTCATCGCCGTCCGCAGCGCTCTCCAAGAGGCCGGGATCGACTACGACTCCGCCGAGGCGAGCTTCCGCGCGTCGGTCGAGGTGGCGGTGGACGCCGACGGTGCCCGCAAGGTGTTCAAGCTGATCGACGCGCTCGAGGACTCCGACGACGTCCAGAACGTCTACAGCAACGTCGACATCAGCGACGAGGTCCTCGCCGAACTCGAGAACGACTGATGACGGCGCCCTACGCGGTGTGTTGATCACCGGACTTGTCCGTCCTCCCCGATAGGATCTCGAACAACTGTTCGCAGAACACGATGCCTGGGAGGGTACGAGTGCGCGTCATGGGCGTCGATCCGGGTCTGACCCGGTGCGGTATCGCGCTGGTCGAGTCGGGTCGGGGCCGAACGGTGACCGCCCTCGACGTCGACGTGGTGCGAACCCCGAGTGACATGGAACTCGCCGAGCGGCTGCTCGCGATCTACACCTCCGCGTGTCACTGGCTCGACGTCCACCAGCCGGATGTGGTGGCCATCGAACGGGTCTTCGCGCAGAACCAGGTGTCCACCGCGATGGGGACCGCGCAGGCCGGCGGCGTGATCGCGCTCGCGGCGTCGCAACGTGATGTCCCGGTCCGATTCCACACCCCGTCGGAGGTGAAGGCGGCGGTGACCGGCAGCGGGCGCGCCGACAAGGCGCAGGTCACCGCCATGGTCACCCGGATTCTCGGCATGCAGACCAAACCGCGTCCTGCCGACGCCGCGGACGCGCTGGCGCTCGCGATCTGTCACTGCTGGCGCGGACCGATGATGGAACGGATGGCCGCCGCGCAGAAGCAGGCCGACGCGGCCGCGGCCCGTCACCGCGCGCGGGTGGCCCAGGCACGAGAGGGGAGTCGCGCATGATCGCGTCAGTCCGCGGACCGGTGCTCGAGATCGCCCTCGACCACGCCGTGATCGACTGCGGAGGAGTGGGTTATCGCGTGCTCGCCACCCCCGCGACACTGTCCCGGCTCCACCGGGGCGACGAGGCGACGCTGCTGACCTCGATGATCGTCCGCGAGGACTCGATGACGCTCTACGGCTTCACCGAACCCGACGCCCGTTCCCTCTTCGCGCTCCTGCAGACGGTGACCGGCGTCGGTCCGCGACTGGCGATGGCCACCCTCGCGGTCCTCGAGCCCGATGCGCTGCGCCGCGCGCTCGCCGAGTCCGACACCAAGGCCCTCACCTCGGTTCCGGGTATCGGCAAGCGGGTGGCCGAACGGCTCTGCGTCGAACTGCGGGACAAGGTCGACCGGCCCACCGGCGAGCCGTCGGGCGGTGTCACGGTCGTCGGCGGCATCCGCGATCAGGTGGCCGAGGCCCTCGTCGGCCTCGGGTTCACGCCCGGCCCCGCCGAGAAGGCGGTCACCGCGGTACTCGCCGAACATCCCGATGCCGACGCGTCGACGGCGCTCCGGCACTCGTTGTCGCTGCTGGGAAAGGCGTCCTAGATGACCGAGGACCCGGACTACGTCGACGATCGCGACGTGAGCGCGATGCCGGTGCGGTCCGACGGTGACCTCGACGCCGGACTGCGGCCCCGGTCGCTCGCCGAATTCGTCGGCCAGCCGCGCGTCTGCGAGCAACTCGAACTCGTGCTCCAGGGAGCCAAGGGTCGCGGCGGGACACCCGATCACATCCTGTTGTCGGGTCCGCCCGGGCTCGGCAAGACGTCGCTGGCCATGATCATCGCCTCGGAGATGGGCGCCGCGATCCGCGTGACCTCGGGCCCGGCACTCGAGCGGGCCGGCGATCTCGCGGCCATGCTCTCCAATCTCGTCGAGGGCGATGTGCTGTTCATCGACGAGATCCACCGCATCGCGCGGCCGGCCGAGGAGATGCTCTACCTGGCGATGGAGGATTTCCGGGTCGACGTCGTGGTCGGCAAGGGCCCGGGTGCCACCTCGATCCCGCTGGATGTCGCGCCGTTCACCCTGGTCGGTGCGACGACGCGGTCGGGGTCGCTGACCGGTCCGCTGCGCGACCGCTTCGGTTTCACCGCGCACATGGAGTTCTACGAGCCGGAGGAACTGGTCCGGGTGTTGCGCCGGGCGGCGGCGATCCTCGGCATCGAACTGCGCGACGACGCCTCCGGCGAGATCGCCCGCCGATCACGCGGCACCCCCCGCATCGCGAACCGGCTGCTGCGTCGGGTTCGGGACTACGCCGAGGTGCGCGGCGACGGTTCGATCACCGTGGAGGTCGCCCGCGCGGCCCTCGCGGTCTACGACGTCGACGAGCTGGGATTCGACCGGCTCGACCGGGCCGTGCTGGACGCCCTGATCCGCGCCTTCGGCGGCGGCCCGGTCGGTGTGTCGACGCTGGCCGTGGCGGTCGGCGAGGAGCCGGCGACCGTCGAGGAGGTCTGCGAGCCGTTCCTGGTGCGTGCGGGCATGATCGCCCGGACGCCACGCGGGCGGGTGGCCACGGCAGCCGCCTGGCATCACCTCGGTCTCACCCCGCCGGCAGGTGCGATGAACGCCACCTTCGGGGTGCGTCCGCGCGACGTCGCCGCGGAGACGTTGTTCGACGACCTCTGACCCCACCGGCACCACCTGCGGGGATGACCTCCCCGCAAGACGTGGCACACTGTGTGGAGCACAGCTGAGCTGATGCTGCCCGGATCCGTCCGGACAGGCCGCTCGCTCACGCCGTACATCCCGATACCCGAAGGATTGACTCGCACTCATGGACGCTCTGCTCTTCCCGCTCCTGCTCGCCCTGCTCGCCGGCTTCATGTTCCTGTCGATGCGGAAGCAGAAGAAGCGTGTGGCCGAGATGCAGGAGATGCAGAACTCGGTGTCCACGGGCACCCGCGTCCAGCTGACCTCCGGGCTCTTCGGCACCGTGATCGACGCGAGCTCGCCCGACGTCGTCGACGTCGAGATCGCGACCGGTGTGGTCACCCGCTGGAACCGGCTGGCTGTCATGCGTGTCGTCCCCACCGACGAAGCCGCCGCCACCTACGCGGGCCATGTCGCCCCGGAGATCGACTCCGACGACTACGACGTCGACTCGGTCAGCCTGGACAAGCCTGCCACCGACGACGCACGCGACACCGACAAGTAAGCCGAATCCGCGCCGCGTCGGTTCATGACGCGGCGCGCCCACCTGCCCGCGCGGCCGCCCTGGACCTCCTCTGGTGTGTCCCGGACACCGGGCCGATGGTGGCCGTGCCGGTCGAGATGCCTGTCGGCCGGTTGACGCTCTCAAGGAGACCTGAACAGCTGTGACAACTCCCTCTCGGACTTCGGGGAAGGGCCGGACTGCAGGGAAGCGGTCGCGACCGGCTCGAGAGATCCCGCCGTGGCGCCCGCTCGTGGCCTTCATCGGCCTGCTCGCGGTCGTCTACGGACTGATCTTCTTCACCGGCCCACAGACCATCGAACCGAAGCTCGGTATCGACCTGCAGGGCGGTACTCGCGTCACCCTGACCGCGCGGACCGAAGACGGTAAGGCTCCGACCCGAGAACAGCTCGACCAGGCCAAGCAGATCATCGAACAGCGTGTGAACGGACTCGGTGTCTCCGGTTCCGAGGTCGTCGTCAGCGGTGACAACCTGATCATCACGGTCCCGGGCCAGGACGGCGCCCAGGCCCGCTCCCTGGGCCAGACGGCGCGCCTGTATGTCCGGCCGGTGGTCGGGCAGCCCGTCATGGCGACCCCGCAACCGCCGAAGCCCGAAGGCGCCGACGATCAAGCGGACGCCCTGCCGACCGAGGCCGCGGCAGCCGCGATCGACGAGCAGCGCAAACTGCGTCAGGCCCCCGCGAACGCGAGCCCGCAGCAGCTCGAGGCGCTTCAGCAGCAGATGGCGAAGATGGACTGTTCGCCGACGGCCAACGATCCCCTGCTGGGCAACGACCGCCCCGACCAGTACCTGGTGGCCTGCTCGACCGACGGCTCGGAGGTCTACCTTCTCGGCCCGGAGATCATCGACGGTCGCGACATCAAGAACGCGAACGCCGGAACCGACCCGCAGACCGGCGAATGGGTGGTGACCCTGGAGTTCGAGGGTGAGGCCGCGAGCTTCTGGCCCCGGTACACCGCCGAGCAGGCGCCCAACCGGACCCAGACCGCGTTCACCCTCGACTCGCGCGTCGTGTCGGCGCCGGCGATCAACGAGCCGATCCCGGGCGGTCAGACCCGGATCAGCGGCGGCAGCGCGAGCCCATTCACCGAGTCGTCGTCGAACGAGCTCGCGAACGTGCTGAAGTACGGTTCGCTGCCGTTGTCGTTCACCGCCTCCGATGC belongs to Gordonia sp. KTR9 and includes:
- the yajC gene encoding preprotein translocase subunit YajC, coding for MDALLFPLLLALLAGFMFLSMRKQKKRVAEMQEMQNSVSTGTRVQLTSGLFGTVIDASSPDVVDVEIATGVVTRWNRLAVMRVVPTDEAAATYAGHVAPEIDSDDYDVDSVSLDKPATDDARDTDK
- the ruvA gene encoding Holliday junction branch migration protein RuvA, which produces MIASVRGPVLEIALDHAVIDCGGVGYRVLATPATLSRLHRGDEATLLTSMIVREDSMTLYGFTEPDARSLFALLQTVTGVGPRLAMATLAVLEPDALRRALAESDTKALTSVPGIGKRVAERLCVELRDKVDRPTGEPSGGVTVVGGIRDQVAEALVGLGFTPGPAEKAVTAVLAEHPDADASTALRHSLSLLGKAS
- the secD gene encoding protein translocase subunit SecD — its product is MTTPSRTSGKGRTAGKRSRPAREIPPWRPLVAFIGLLAVVYGLIFFTGPQTIEPKLGIDLQGGTRVTLTARTEDGKAPTREQLDQAKQIIEQRVNGLGVSGSEVVVSGDNLIITVPGQDGAQARSLGQTARLYVRPVVGQPVMATPQPPKPEGADDQADALPTEAAAAAIDEQRKLRQAPANASPQQLEALQQQMAKMDCSPTANDPLLGNDRPDQYLVACSTDGSEVYLLGPEIIDGRDIKNANAGTDPQTGEWVVTLEFEGEAASFWPRYTAEQAPNRTQTAFTLDSRVVSAPAINEPIPGGQTRISGGSASPFTESSSNELANVLKYGSLPLSFTASDAETISATLGLASLQAGLIAGLVGLIAVFIYALAYYRMLGILTVLSLVLAGAMVYGIIVLLGRWIGFTLDLAGIAGLIIGIGMTADSFVVYFERIKDEMREGRSFRSAVPRGWASARRTIWSGNAVSFIAAAVIYILAIGEVRGFAFTLGLTTILDVMVVFLVTHPLVVYASRSTFLSKPSVNGLGAISEVARQRRVAAHRQSGASPAAGSAAATADADDTTDATREKGTVR
- the ruvB gene encoding Holliday junction branch migration DNA helicase RuvB, whose amino-acid sequence is MTEDPDYVDDRDVSAMPVRSDGDLDAGLRPRSLAEFVGQPRVCEQLELVLQGAKGRGGTPDHILLSGPPGLGKTSLAMIIASEMGAAIRVTSGPALERAGDLAAMLSNLVEGDVLFIDEIHRIARPAEEMLYLAMEDFRVDVVVGKGPGATSIPLDVAPFTLVGATTRSGSLTGPLRDRFGFTAHMEFYEPEELVRVLRRAAAILGIELRDDASGEIARRSRGTPRIANRLLRRVRDYAEVRGDGSITVEVARAALAVYDVDELGFDRLDRAVLDALIRAFGGGPVGVSTLAVAVGEEPATVEEVCEPFLVRAGMIARTPRGRVATAAAWHHLGLTPPAGAMNATFGVRPRDVAAETLFDDL
- the ruvC gene encoding crossover junction endodeoxyribonuclease RuvC, producing the protein MRVMGVDPGLTRCGIALVESGRGRTVTALDVDVVRTPSDMELAERLLAIYTSACHWLDVHQPDVVAIERVFAQNQVSTAMGTAQAGGVIALAASQRDVPVRFHTPSEVKAAVTGSGRADKAQVTAMVTRILGMQTKPRPADAADALALAICHCWRGPMMERMAAAQKQADAAAARHRARVAQAREGSRA